Within Bacillota bacterium, the genomic segment GGGCGCCGCCGTCGTGCCGGACGTGTACAGGAGCTGGGCCACGTCGGTCTCCACCACGTCGACCGCCACCTCGCCCGCGTCGCCGGCGGGGTCGAGCGCCGCTTCCAGAAGCTCCTCCAGGCTGCCGTAGATCTCCGCTCCGGCCCGGTCGTGCACCGCCTCGACCCATGCGGCCAGATCTTCGTCGTACCACAGCGCCCGGCTGCCGGACTGGTGAACGATGTAGAGCAGTTCCTCACCCCTCAGCATGTAGTTGATGGGCACGTGGATGAGGCCGGCGCGGGTGCAGGCCAGCCAGCCGATGACGTAGATGTCGGAGTTGCGCCCGTAGAAGGCGACCCGGTCACCCTTCGCGAGGCCGCGGGCCAGAAGGCTGTGCGCGACCCTGTTTACGGCCGCGTCTAGTTCCGCATACGTCCAGCGCCGCTCACCGAAGAGAATCGCGTCCTTCTCCGGGTTCCTGCGCACCGAGCGATGCAGCGCGTCGCCGATGGTGTTGCGCAGGGCGCGGCTCATGGCGGGGTGATGGACGGTCATGGCGTACGCTCCTTCCGGCCGCGGCCGCCTCAGCCGGCCGCCTCTTGCAGGTGGTCCTGGAAGCGCTCGCGCAGCGCCCGCTTCAGGAACTTGCCGGTCGAGGTGCGCGGGATCTCGTCGATGAAGACGATGTCGTCCGGGAGCCACCACTTGGCGAACTTGGGACGCAGGAAGTCGAGCAGCTCTTCCTTGCTGGCCGACTGCCCTTCCTTCAGCACGACGCAGGCCAGCGGCCGCTCCTGCCACTTGGGGTGGGGCACGGCGATCACGGCCGCCTCGGCCACCGCCGGGTGGGCCATCAGCTCGTTCTCCAGAGCCACCGAGCTGATCCACTCGCCGCCCGACTTGACCAGGTCCTTGTCGCGGTCCTTGATCTCCATGTAGACGCGGGGGTCGACGGTGACGATGTCGCCCGTGCGGAACCAGCCGTCCTCCGTCCAGCGTCCCGCCTCTTCGGGAGCGTTGTAATAGGCGGCCGCGACCCACGGACCGCGGATCTCCAGCTCGCCCATGCTCTCCCCGTCCATGGGGGCGAGGCCCCGGTCGTTCCGCGCCCGGATCTCGATGAAGGGGACGGGTCTCCCCTGCTTGGCGCGCTGATCGTAGCGCGTCTCCTCGGGAGCTTCCTCCAGATCCGAGGCCAGGCGCGAGACGGTCCCGATGGGCGTCGTCTCCGTCATGCCCCAGGCGTGGAGGACGTGCAGCCCGTGCCGCTCCTGGAAGGCCTGGATCAGCCCGCGCGGCGCAGCCGCCCCGCCGATGACGATCTCCCGGAGGCTGGAGAGGTCGTAGGCGCCGGGATTCCTGTCCAGTTCCTGGAGCACGCCCAGCCAGACCGTCGGCACGCCCGCGGTGAGGGTCACGCGCTCCTGCACGAAATCCTCCAGAAGGCTCCTCGGGTCCAGATGCGGGCCCGGAAGGACCTGCTTGGCACCCACCAGCGTCGCGGTGAAGGGCAGTCCCCACCCGTTGGCGTGGAACATGGGCACCACGGGGAGGACGACGTCGGCCTCGCCCACGCCGATGGCGTCCGGCAGGGCGCTGACCAGCGAGTGGAGGGCCAGGGCCCGGTGGGAGTAGAGCACCCCCTTCGGCCGGCCGGTCGTGCCGGATGTGTAGCACATGGCGGCCGCCTCGTCCTCGTCCAGTTCCGGCTCCACGTACCGCCCCTCGTCGGCCGCCGCCAGCAGCTCCTCGTAGTCCAGCACGCCCTCCGGCGCGGCGCCTTCCGCTCCGGCCACCACCACGTGGGCGAGGTCCACCTTGTCGCGGAACTGCTCGTAGAGCGGCAGCAGCGTCCGGTCCACCAGCAGCACCCGGTCCCCGGCGTGACGGATGATGTACGCCAGCTCGTCGGGGTGGAGGCGCACGTTCAGGGTGTGGAGGACGGCGCCCGCACCCGGGATGCCGAAGTAGGCCTCCAGGTGCTGGTACT encodes:
- a CDS encoding AMP-binding protein, coding for MTVHHPAMSRALRNTIGDALHRSVRRNPEKDAILFGERRWTYAELDAAVNRVAHSLLARGLAKGDRVAFYGRNSDIYVIGWLACTRAGLIHVPINYMLRGEELLYIVHQSGSRALWYDEDLAAWVEAVHDRAGAEIYGSLEELLEAALDPAGDAGEVAVDVVETDVAQLLYTSGTTAAP
- a CDS encoding long-chain fatty acid--CoA ligase, which produces MQGLMMEYQLTLPAMLRRAEALFGRKEIVTRLPDKSFHRYTYADFIRRARKLAVALQSLGVGRGDRVATLLWNQYQHLEAYFGIPGAGAVLHTLNVRLHPDELAYIIRHAGDRVLLVDRTLLPLYEQFRDKVDLAHVVVAGAEGAAPEGVLDYEELLAAADEGRYVEPELDEDEAAAMCYTSGTTGRPKGVLYSHRALALHSLVSALPDAIGVGEADVVLPVVPMFHANGWGLPFTATLVGAKQVLPGPHLDPRSLLEDFVQERVTLTAGVPTVWLGVLQELDRNPGAYDLSSLREIVIGGAAAPRGLIQAFQERHGLHVLHAWGMTETTPIGTVSRLASDLEEAPEETRYDQRAKQGRPVPFIEIRARNDRGLAPMDGESMGELEIRGPWVAAAYYNAPEEAGRWTEDGWFRTGDIVTVDPRVYMEIKDRDKDLVKSGGEWISSVALENELMAHPAVAEAAVIAVPHPKWQERPLACVVLKEGQSASKEELLDFLRPKFAKWWLPDDIVFIDEIPRTSTGKFLKRALRERFQDHLQEAAG